CGGGGCCGCGCTGATGGAGGAACTGGCGATCGACAAGCGCTTCGGCTTCTTCGTGAACCACGACCTAGCCAGCTACGAAGTTCCCGTCCACGCGGACATTCCGCATCAGGAAGTGATCTTCCTCGAGGAAGTCGATCCGACGATGTCGCCCTTGAAGGCCAAGGGCGTCGGGGAACTCGGCATTTCGGGCGTAGCCCCGGCGATCGCCAATGCGGTCTACAATGCGACGGGTGTGCGCGTGCGCGACTATCCGATCACTCTGGACAAATATCTCGACAGGTTGCCACCCTTGGCCTGATCTTTCCGGCGCCACCGGCAAGAACCACGGCCCGCCTGCACTGCGGGCGGGCCGTGGTTGTCTTCAGTCCTGCGGCGGGCCGGCAAGATACTCCGCGTCGGTCACCTTCTCCATCCAGGTCACGGCGGTGCCGTCGAGCGCTTCCTGCACCGCGATATGGGTCATCGCGGTCGTTGGTGTAGCGCCGTGCCAGTGCTTGTGGCCGGGCGGGCACCAGATCACGTCGCCGGCGCGGATCTCGACGATCGGCTCGCCCTCGCACTGGGTCCACCCACAGCCTGCGGTTACGATGAGGGTCTGTCCCAGCGGATGGGTATGCCAGGCCGAGCGGGCGCCGGGTTCGAACGTGACGGCAGCGCAGGAATGGCGCGCTGGCGCAGGCGGCGCGTTAAGCGGATCAAGGCGGACCGTGCCGGTGAAGTATGCGCTGGGAGCGACCTGCGACGGCTGCGAGCCTGCACGCTTGAGTATCATGACATTTTCCTTTTTTCTGTGGCTAGAAACGAAGGTGCCGAGCGGCCATCACCTCCCCAGCCACTCCTTGACCTGGTTCAGCGTGCGCCGCTCCTGGTCGGCCTCGAGGACGAAGGGTTCCTCGATCCTGGCGGCCTGTGCGTGGCTGCGGAGGACTTCCATGCTGTTGCCGGGGCCATATCCGCCGTGGGTGATGAAAGGTTGCAGGGTCTTCCCGCTCCAGTCGTGCGCCTTCAGGAACGAGCGGATCACCGGCGGGGTGGTCTCTCCCCAGATGGGAAAACCAAGGTAGACCGTTTCGAAGGAAGCGAAGCCGGGCACGCGGGTTTCCAACGGCGGCTCGTAGCCGCGATCGCGCTCCTGCCGGGCCTGTTCGACCGTTTCCTCGTAGTCGTCCGGATAAGCTCGGGCGGGGCGGATCTGGAAAAGTTCCGCCGCCAGCAGGCGGTGCATGGTGCCTGCGATG
The DNA window shown above is from Novosphingobium sp. P6W and carries:
- a CDS encoding flavodoxin produces the protein MDSNSDLSRRAVLATPIALSLVGSTSACAKEQADASGLGSKTLVAFFTRSGNTQVIAGTMHRLLAAELFQIRPARAYPDDYEETVEQARQERDRGYEPPLETRVPGFASFETVYLGFPIWGETTPPVIRSFLKAHDWSGKTLQPFITHGGYGPGNSMEVLRSHAQAARIEEPFVLEADQERRTLNQVKEWLGR
- a CDS encoding cupin domain-containing protein — encoded protein: MILKRAGSQPSQVAPSAYFTGTVRLDPLNAPPAPARHSCAAVTFEPGARSAWHTHPLGQTLIVTAGCGWTQCEGEPIVEIRAGDVIWCPPGHKHWHGATPTTAMTHIAVQEALDGTAVTWMEKVTDAEYLAGPPQD